A region of the Falco peregrinus isolate bFalPer1 chromosome 4, bFalPer1.pri, whole genome shotgun sequence genome:
ACAAGAAATTCTTAAATGAATTATCCTTGGCATACATTCATATTTGAATGTACAGATATATTTACATGTTTAATATCCAAATTTATAATGATTTCTAAGATGTTCCATGAAATATCATATTTCTGTAGAACCAGGTGGCTGAAGCACATTAGTAAGACACATACTGTAAAATGGCATGAAAATTGGAAACAATTAGAATGAAAGTCAACAGAACTGGTCAGACTATTCCTTCTAGACAGAACTAGTTATTATTCCAGACTTAGTCCCTTAACTGTTAGGAGTTGCAATTTTCCATGTTTCCACAGATACTTGAAACCCTCCTGTGGCTTTCAAGAGCAAAGCTCACAAGTGCTTTCAGCTGAGGATGCAATCATAGGTCCTTATCCCGATGGAAATTCTTCACAAGCCCAAAAGCATTCTTCATACATATGCTATTTATAATGTTCAATGAATGCTTGTGGAGTGAGGCTGGGTTGTTCCAGTCAGTCTTGCTATTCTGTACTTTAGAATTGTAGTACTGGTTCTGTCTTTTAAGTGTGTATGGCAAGCCTTCTGAATTCAacagttttctgttaaatttttgGTTATGGAAGCCTGAAGATGTTAATTTCCACACCCCAATACTTCATCTATTGTTTAGGCAGCTGCCAAACATCAATCTCACCAGATGTACAAAATCCAATTATGGTTCTGATTTGCAAATCAGGCTTTTCCACATCTGACCAGCTCCGTACTTGCTAAGCAGGAAGCACCAGAAAGGTTGAAGGTTCTGTGTACATTAGTTTGGGTGTTCTGAATCTGTACCAGAcagatgcaatgaaaaaaaatgcaaaaacaagACTGAATTTTTGTCTCTTGGATGCTCAAGAACAAGTATCCCTTCCCTGGTGGCTGACCCAGGCAGCTACACAGATTGTATCAGCAGCACCCACACCCAGATCCATTACCCATACCAGTGAGCCATTTGCTTTCAGGTGCCCACAACACACACCAAGTTGTTTGGTTGGTACGCTCACTGCATacaggatattaaaaaaaatgtttgcactGCCTGAAAGCAAAGGcataacaaaatattaattgctTATTGGTTTTGGAGAGGTAAGAAAAAGTTGAACATACTGAATGCGCTTGAGACACACCCATTTGTCACAGGAGTAAAGGAAAGAATGTAAAGGCACAACATACTTCTACACTCCTGTCATTAAGGCCATATATTGGTGTGCAACAATGCTTCACAGGGCTAACCATACAGAAGTACTTAGGTCTAAGTCACACTCCCAGAGGTGTTTAGCAAACAAGAAGTGTTTCCTCATGCAACTTTAGACTCTGTTGTTTACAttatgcttttttgtttccttttttttttttctttcaggcagAACGCAGACTCTGTATCCAGTTTCAGTGATCTGTTCTTCaccatgttttcttttagttctCCAGAAGTGTGCGCTGCactaaaaagtgaaaaacaattCAAGATTAGTACACTAAGTTAGTATCCATTGTAAGTTATGTATTGCCATGTAACAGTATATGCGGACAACAGACTTTTTCAGTAGGTATTTGAAACTGTGGGATAAATTCAGGTAAGCAGAGGGTTGATTCTACGAAGCCAGTACCTTGCATACCAAGGGATATTACATCTCAGATTTCTCACTCAAATAACCACGTCCTACTAGCTCCTTGTAGCTATTTACACCTGCAGTACAACCCAACAAGCAGTTTCAGACTTGCAGTTTGGCAGatgcaaaaatgaaatggagTACAGTCTGcataaataatagaaaaactGGGTTATTGAAAGAAAGTGCTAGCCTAGGTTATCTACATTTTCAGGAAGTCAAAGATAAGTCtacataaaattttcaaaacGCTAACCTGTGCTGCCATGCCATCTGACCTGGCTTAATGCAAGCCTGCTTCTAACTAGGAGCCATGTTGGTACAACAGTGTATTACAAAAAGCAGAGCCAGTGTCTGCTGACTCCCAGAACTTAGGTAAGGAGTAGCACCACGCTGACCATGGTTGCCCAGCTTCTTGGCTCAAAACATGCTCATGCTTGCTGACAAAAATATAAGAGAGGTATGAGATTTGGGATGTAACATGACATCAATACATAGGCAGGAGTAATAATTTATGATAACAACCCAAGTTTGACTTTGTTGGATAAAACAAAGTATGCATCATCTGACGCATTTCACATCTGAGTTCTGGTGAGTTTTGGCCAAAATCTGAGCATATCCTGACTACAGCTCTTACGTTAACTGCCCTTGGTAGAGGTCTTTGAACAATACTGCTTGCTTCACTAATGCATAACTGAATTGAAGATACCTGACTATCTGCAGTCCTGACTTCAACAgccagtcaaaaaaaaaatgttttttccttgaGAGTTTTATATATTTGACTGcttaaagggaaaataattatgAAGAGGATCATGAGACAGATGGAAGCTTTTAGCAAACTAATGAAATACCTGAGAGAAGTAAGGTataaatttttgtttctaattacAAAAAAACAGAACTAGTTCTTCAGGTTTTAGATTAAGCTCGCAGCAGAATACATTGTAAATTTATACGGCTTTGAGATTTTAACATTCAGCATTTCAAAGACACTCATTAAACTTCAGCATTAGGTTgtattgctttttcctttgttgacCAGTCCAGAAGGCCAAGTTTTCACCTATGCTGTTTCCTCCAGATCTACCTATGGCTTTCCTGGGGTTAATCCATCAGCCAAGTATCCTAGATAACCATACCTGGAAGGGTGAGGTTcaggttttattgttttaaaagagaTCCTTCCACAGCTATCACCACTGTAGAAAGATTTATTATCTGATAATCCTTTCATACATTCTGGTCACAACAGAGAATATTTTAGTTCTAAGAACATGCTAGTAAGTTCAGTCCTCCTTATCTCCAGTGTAGTTTCATCTCTGCCCAAACactattaacattttaataaacatCTGTGCAATTCTATATGGGTTTACAATCAATCAAAAAACAGTATCAGATTCCAATCAGACACAACATACACTAATGAAACATCTGTCAGCTAATTGCATTATGCATCACACTAAGGGAGCAGGCTTCATCCCTTTACTTTCTCTAAGCTCCTGTATTTCAAGGACTCCTCAAGGCAATAAACCAATCTgttcaaagaataaaaagctaCAGAAGAGTGGCTGTATTATCAGAACTGTAATCTTTATTCAGTTTTAAGTGAGTTGTCACGTTAGTTACAAACAATTTTTtggaaacaaatcaaaacagtgCAAGTAATTTTCTCCACTATGTTAGATGTCAATAAAGAGCATTTAATAGGATCCCCACCAAAAAGTTGATCTTTCATCTAGATTCTTCTCTTACCAGGTGGCTCAGATTGTGCTCCTCGATGGCTTTCCATATTCACATTCTCTTCATCTGCTGGGAAGCAAACAGATGTTTAGTATTCAAATTCTCTGCTCTTTGAAGCTGTTAATTAATAGAGGTAATCTGAGAGAAGAAACAGTGCTGAACAAACTGGGCTACTGATAGCAGTTGAGTTGCCCCTGTGTTGCCTGCATGTTAATTTTAACATGATGCTAGATGTTACTCAGTTTCCAAACTACCCAAATTACAAAATAGCAGTGCCTGGCTGGATGAGTGCTCTTCACCAACCAAAGACTGGAAAGGACAACAACAAAGCTTCTACCAAAGTTCTCTCATCCAAGTTCTACCTTACATAGGTGGAAAGAAAGCAGATAGCAAGCAACAGACAACTGCAGAAGAAAGATTCATTTCGAGGTGAACATCTGGGTAGTTGTCAGAAAAATCATATGTAGGCAAGCATCTTGTGAAGACACAAAGGTATGATTTGCAAAATTAGAAAtgacaaagtatttttcagcatgaaaaTAGTCTCTAATCCCCAACCTGCACTCaattttccttaaagaaatgtTCTCCTGCATTCTCTTCTACTTACTCTTTAGCGGgaagtgcttttattttaagaaatgcaaagcCTTAATTCTTGTCTGCTTCTGAAAGTCTAAATTTTGGATGAGGCATTCTTCAGACACCCACTCTTAAGACAATCCTCTCCTAGTAAGAGAGGTTACTCCCTGTGAAGATAAATTCACTGTGCTATTAAAACCACCTTATGCCTAAGATCAATTTCTAGACCccatataaatacaaaaaaccaTCTCTCTAGACAGTAGAAACCAAAACTAATGTAGAATTCTTACCGCTTTGTTTGAAACAGAGTTTCTTCTTCTGGTAAGCAATGAAACTAGACACTGCTCCAATCACAGTAGCAAGCACAGCACTCACAATTCCAGCTATTGCTCCCTGAGAACCTGGGGGAGAAAGTTAAAAAAgttaggaggaaaaataaaggtttgCATACATTTCTCAGAATTGAAAGCAATGTCGAAGTTGGATCGTCTCGAAGTAAACCCTgtaaacacttcaaaaaaacaaccctgaaatTATGACATGAAACTGTAGTAAATCAACTCCTCCTGTCTTTGTGAATAATGAAAAGCACATCCTCTAATTCTACTCTATAATCATTGATTTCCTAGCAATGCATACAGTTGAGTAACTTAAGCATGCCTGTCTTAAGTTCCACTAATTCCACTTTCACACCCAAATCTAACTTGTAGGCATGCAATCACGGCACCAGCATCTCTGAGTCCTTAACACTTGTGAGTCACTTGCAacatagattttaaaattatgaaagcaGAGCCTGAATGTAAGAATTCTAGATTccacaaaagtttttaaattgaAACCGACTACCAGCAGTGACCATTTTAGCAGAATATTAGCAATAcagaaaaacccagaaaacaagcTTCAGACACGTAGACACCAGACAACATCACACACAAATTTATGCATTTACCCTCAGCTTCTTCACCACTCTTTGGACTTGGGCCTTTCCGTTCtgtaaaaatgaacaaaaggtTTAGATTTAATATGTCTAAAGAACACTCATAATTAACAACCTTTTTGTCAATTAATCATGCAAAATTACAAGCCATCTATTATATCCATACAGTGCTAAGCTCTGGCACTCAAACTTTCTATTTTCAATGCACAGCTCATGGTGGTGAAGCCACACTTCAGCCTTGGGTGTTCAGCACTTCTACAAAATGAGCACAGTATACCTGTGAAATCCGGTTTAATCAACTTGCCCACCATTACAGAACACTCCGTGGAAAGGAACAGCATATAACTTCAGAGTAGCATTCAACTGTACTTCCATGGAACCAACTATCTTCTAAAATCCCTGCCTCATTTACTAAATACTTGTGCAATTATCTTGGCAAACCAGACAGAAGTTCCATAAATACTATCCTTATTTCTCACTATGCAACTCATACGACTGAAGCAGGAACCTGTGCAGATGAAAACACCACACAAGTCTCAACAGGTGCTTCTTGCGCCTGTCAATTTTCAATTTACCTGCCCCAAAGGAACCTTGGAAAGTGAAATCTTCCCAAAAAATCAACATCAGTAACCTCCATCTAGGACAACTCTGAAGAACTCAGTAACCAGCCGCATGCCTTAACACCACATCAAGATAATTAAGCTAACTCTGATCTGGAAACAGTGAAGTTGCAGTAATGCACACAGGGACACCTAGCCCCATCTTAATGATGGCCATTACTGCAGCTTTGTCTTTCAGACCATCTCTGTACTGAGTTGTGCCATAAAAATTAGATATGGCAGATTACTCAGTTTGGTAAACTACGAAATGGTTTTATGCTGCTCAGAGTAGACATACCCCACATCACTGGGAAGTCTTAAAGATCAATTAGTCCTGTGGGACAGAGGAAATATTTAAGAACACAAGGCGGACCCTCTTCTAGCACATCCCTAGGCTTCCTAACCAGAAGAACTAAAAGGAACTGAGAGTATGTCACAGAAGATCTGAAAATAACACCTGGATGCCTTTAAGAACTATATTCACAGTGAATTTTGAAATAAGTACCATATTCACAACTCAATTTTTAGCCCCATCTTTCTTAGcataacaataaaaatcacCAAAGGTTTTACCTCTAGACCAGTTTTTCTTAATTATCTTGTGGTTTTTGGCAGAGGCAGAACATACTGCTTTTGAACTGGAATGCATGCTCTTAAGTTTCAGACACCAGAATCAAAGGTATTACAAATTACACCATGCTAACCAGCTTGTGAGCAAGCTTTTATCAAAAGCTCAGGTAACCACAGGATCAATATGAAGCACAACCTGCTATCTTACCATTGCTGCCACTACCGTCGCCGCCTCCTTTTGGTAAACTGCCATCGTATAGATCTGAATCATCAAGGTTGcctattaaaattaaaaataatataatctTACATGTTTTAAGTTCAATGAAAAGACAACTCAAGGCACATAGTGACATGGAAGTTTTCTCTAGATCATTCAGCTGAATCTGTGGTGTTTTTAGGCTCAGCATCATCATCAGTCACATGTTCACGATTCAAAAGCCCTCCCAATCTCAAGTCCCTTCCGCTCGGCACTATACTGTCTAatagcagcactgctgcctctggACTTCTTGAACAGCTGAGAAGTCAGTGTCCAAAAGCAGGCAGTACCGCACAAGTGTGCTTCCTAAGCAAGCAGGAAGCCCTGTAAGCTACCTAACTGGAACAGCCCAGGACTCGTCATCCTGTTAAAGCAGAGAAAGGGCATGGACAGGAAAGGACCCTTTCTTTTCAAGGCTGCAGCTGTGAATGTTTCTTCAGAGTTGGGTTTCTAAGTCACAACCAGTCTTTGGAACCTCTACGACACACTagctagagggaaaaaaagcgtTCAATATGCCACAGTCCAGTGGCTGCAATTTTTGCATGACAATGAGAAGATCAAAATGCAATTCCCTCCTCTGATTTATTGCAGGACATTGAACCAGTTCCTCTCCATTTCCACTGGACCCTACCTCATGGGACATGAGCACTCcctccttcccactgctgccaaATTAACCTGTAGTTTATGCAAAGTGAATACGTTTCAAGCAGCAAAACTAAAAGCAGTGCATCAGAGGATGTTTTACTTGGGTGGTAAAAACACTGTACCAAGGTGTGCAAGACTGAATTCAAATACCTGCTGCTAATCAGGCAGGAGAAGGAACAAGAACCAGGGCTTGCATTCCAGGTAAGGACTCTTTACCACCATGCTTATGGATAATGGCATTGTCACAGTTGCATCTATCTGAATCTGTTTTATTCTGAGTTAGGCAAAGATAGAGAAGACCTCTAAAGCACAACAGGCAGGGAAGGACATGTATTTTAAGCCTACCTTCCAAACACAAAAGAATTGTATTTCTTAactgggcttttaaaaaaaacccaaaacccactAAAAAAATTACCCTTTAACTTTGAGCTTTGCCTTTCATTGAAATGCTTTAAGAATACAGATCACAGGTAACTCCTGCTTACATTTTAGCACAACTAGCAGGGattcagtttttaaagatgAAAGGACTCAATCCAATGCACAGATGCTCCACCACAGGCAGCCAAGAACAGCATTGCTCCAAGCACACACACTCTGTCCCATCCTTCCTGCTCCTCACACCATCCCGCTTTTAAGTGAAAGGCAGGTAACTCAACAGGTTTGTTATGGAATTTCAAGACTACTGCAAAGTTTATTTGCAAGACAATTTTTCCTCAATCCTCAGTGTTTATTCAGTGCAACATCTGACTGACATAGCAGCCAATTAACAAGGAGTAATTATTAGAAGTTTGAGACAGTAAACCCATGTAATTATTCAGGAGTTTGTGCTAAAAGCCTTACCAGTGTCTTTAGGATGTACAGGTGGACCTTGCTTGGGGTTATCTACACACGAAAGAGagatttttggggaaaaaaagcaaaaggttaaaatatcaaaatcagACTACAGTACGGTAACTTTGAAAGGGACTAGGAAAGATTAACAAATACTTCTCTATGTTCAGAAATTCCTGTTAGGTCAGTCTTACCAGTGTCTCTAGGATTTGCAGGTGGACCTGGCTTGGGGTCATCTGTAGACAAACATAGTATAAAGTAAGCAAAGTTACTAGTGTGAAGAGACCAAAAGCAGAGCATACAGTGACCTTGAAAGACTATCTGACCTAAAAAATGTTATCAAATCTTCCCCGtgccattttcctttcctttcattagctaatgttttatttgtttggttaTTTTAGGTTAAACACTGAACTTTAATGCAGTTAACACTGCTTCTGCTACATTAGCCTGTACGTCACACCCTTGCTATAACTGAACACAAACAGAAGAACTCACTAAGTGTTATGCAGCATTTTAGCTTGCACATCTGATTTCAAATGCAGAACTTCTTCAAATTTTTCTATCAGGTATAGGCTACTTGACTGTTTCCTCTCTTAAAACTACCAGATTTTAACCAATAATAAAGGTTGGTACCTCActttaaaaaagacaagatACACACAACAGAACCAGAAATATGGTCCCCACGACATTTCATTTAGCCTGCCACAAAATAGGAGAATAAGAGATCTTAGTAATTATCTCTGCACCATATGGTCACAGTCTTTGTTGCCCACATCAAATTAACACACCAGCAGTGGTTTTGTAAAACTGTTTTCACCACAGCTGAACACATCTAGTGTCCCATTTCTTCTGTATGCTACTTCTCCTCGGTGTTGTGTGGTCTTGCCGCCTCCCAGCTCTAGCACAAATCAAAGCAGGTCTCTTAGGTCCTCTGCATATTCAAAGAAAGAGGCGTGCACCTCCAAACCACAGTTCTAAGACCCCAACTTAGACTTCCCATCTTATAAAGGATCCTCTCTCTCTGCTTACCTGAACCATCCAATTCATTCAGCCAACTGTTTCTCAGTTAGCcaactgttttcaaaagtgCCAGCAGTTCGAAACAGACTGCTTTCAGAGAGACAAAACTTCAAAGGGCTAAATCAAACAGGGCAGCCGACAGTGCTGCTGTCCTACTGTATGCCCTGTGTTAGGAAAGCTGTATATACTGCAACAGCGATGGTACAAAAATCTACTGTGCATTATCTGCCTAACTGGATGCACTTTTTACTGGCTGAGTGAAAACAATACTGCAATTTCTGCTCCTGCCCACACTGCAGAGCTGAAGCACATTAGAAAAAGTACCTTCCCTCatataatttcaaatacattaatGTTCCCTTGTGCTACTGAAGTTACTTCCTGGAAAGGAAGAGATTACTTAAGATTTAAAAACTAATTCCATAAGTAATATTTAATGGAATTAGTGCCATCTAGTGAAGACACAGCAATGAAACAAGTAGGACTTGGCAAAGAAATGAGTGAAATACATACAGTTTTTGTCACCCAGACCTTTAAAAACGAAGGTAAATAAAGATAACTacactgcaattatttttatctgcagTCTGTTACCTTAATCAACTCAGTGTCTTTATTAAATGTGGGTAATAAAGGATGGATAGACATTGCATGAAATACCACTGAACAGTATATCCAGGAAAACAGGATACTTACCAGGCTGAAGACCATCTTCCAAGTTTAAATCATCtacaaagaaagaagggaagttTTAAGTGTAATGCAAAAACTGAACTAATTTTAGACTATTTTTACACAAAATGCACCTCATGATGTTTTCACCAAGAATATAATGGCACGGTCATTCAGCTGTGGCCCACAGAAGACCACCAGTTACCAGGCGTTATCTGCCAAACTACATGCTGCTTTTGGTGGTCATGGTACTTTACCAAGGGCCAGCTCAAGGTGAGCAAGCTCAAAACATGCAGATTGAAAGCCAACAGAAGGGATTCTTGCAGGGTCTTTAAACTTGTGAAATCACAAAGTAAATTTGTGAAAGCATTAGCAGAAGActcaaaaatgcagaaatccTTTTGCCATtaagaaactgttttcttttatagaaataaaaaaatcagactctCAAGTGACTGTGTACTACACAGTAAAAGGCATTACAAGCCAATTAGATCTCACTGAAATCTGATGATGGTGGCGGCTTTTTTGATGGAAGAGGCTTCTTTGATGGAAGAGGCTTCAATGGAGGAGGTTTCTTCGTAGTTTCTGTCAGGGatagttagaaaaaaaagaagtctaaaTACTATTTAATACACTGTTCCAAGGATACCTGAAGGACAAATGTAAGCCTATGCCTATACAATGAAAAGCACAAGGATCAAGTCTATACAGCAAGACATTTTCCCCTTAAGAGGTATCCCTGAGTGTTCCCAGAGACAAATTTCAGTTCTATGCAGTCATCACATTTTGACATACCCATAGCTGAATAGTTCCACTGAGGTTTAAACAAACCTGTGGGGAAGATGTCATGCTTGGTCATGCAGTGGGACTCAGGAACAAACAAGCCAAAAGAACAGCCACTATTTTCCCACCTACCTCCCAAAATTTGTAAGAGTGTAATAATTACCAATTGCATCTTCTAAGCTGAAGTCATCAAAATTGCCTGTAGAAGATGAAAGCAACAGTAAGAACACTGGTTTTCCTTACTCAAAACCAACACTTATTACAGTCATAACCATGTCTTTGATCTACCTTGAGGTATGCTTCCTGCATCAGGCTAGAAGAATATTTTGAGTCAGATactcctctctttctgcagacCACTATCCACACATCtcttagaaaaacaaaggaacagCACTAAAAGTGTCCCTGTCACAGAGGATCCAGAGGACCAGAACGTATATTCCTACAGTCAATATAATGCACTTAATCCTTTATTCTTGCCACTGCTATTGCATGCTTTCTTAGTTACAACCAAAGCATATTCTTTCCTAGCCTTCTTTCTACTGCATGGCAAAATAAGCAGGGGCACAGCTCCAATTCACAAGAATTTACACAATCCAAGTGTGAAGATGAGCCTTGAAGCACAAAGGCCAGTATGAAAGTTATATGATTGGGTAATGGATTTAATACCTTGGcatcaaaaattaattttcatgggTTTATAAGACTTATCTTTTCCTCTAACAAAGGTTAACAGTATGAAGGTGGTTAAGTTATTACAGATGATCTTCAGCAGTCTCTTCAATTTCCTAAAAGACAGCTAAATGCAGCTGTCAGCTATGTGGTCTTCACTCTAGGTAGATTAAGCTTCATTTTCAGCTCTTAGGAAAAGAACATTCTCTCTTGCTGTATTAAGTCAGTTGCTAGAGCTACTGTTGCTTACCCAGTCAACTGCAAATTCAGTAACTTAATATATACATGATACAAACTGGTTTCACAGCACATAGTAGTGTGatctcagcagcacaggcttGTAAGACAAATGGACAGCTAAAACAACTGCTTGATAGTTCATCATTCCTACTTTCACTGCAGAATGGGAAAAGGCACAAAAGTAGATAACaactatttaagaaaaagacaTCCAAATATGCTGCCCTAGCCCCAAAGAAGCTGGAAGACCTTTTCTAACTACTATCAAACCAGCCAGAGTAAAACTTAATTCCAGCCAAAGATACCTTAATTCAGAAGAAACACA
Encoded here:
- the CD99 gene encoding CD99 antigen isoform X2, whose product is MRRWRLLPLAVLLALLVPVRGNFDDFSLEDAIETTKKPPPLKPLPSKKPLPSKKPPPSSDFNDLNLEDGLQPDDPKPGPPANPRDTDNPKQGPPVHPKDTGNLDDSDLYDGSLPKGGGDGSGSNERKGPSPKSGEEAEGSQGAIAGIVSAVLATVIGAVSSFIAYQKKKLCFKQSDEENVNMESHRGAQSEPPVQRTLLEN
- the CD99 gene encoding CD99 antigen isoform X1; protein product: MRRWRLLPLAVLLALLVPVRGNFDDFSLEDAIETTKKPPPLKPLPSKKPLPSKKPPPSSDFNDLNLEDGLQPDDPKPGPPANPRDTDNPKQGPPVHPKDTGNLDDSDLYDGSLPKGGGDGSGSNERKGPSPKSGEEAEGSQGAIAGIVSAVLATVIGAVSSFIAYQKKKLCFKQSADEENVNMESHRGAQSEPPVQRTLLEN